The following proteins come from a genomic window of Gemmatimonas sp.:
- a CDS encoding glycosyltransferase produces MRVLVVASTPEWTAGARLLAQLAAGLAARGDVVAMITALGSAAERAVEQGWPRLSLRSVSGAGGLRQAWSLRGIVTALRPDALLVGSERDAVLAAFAIGTRGGIVRRVAADEYVPRPGTGAVPSPAAAGAAKSAPLPWHARLALARTPITRWGDTRLALGWPSPPVEDTAAHATAIHRLPLTAPAVVLVPGRSHDEGTAAALRTLAHLRTRRPDLRVLLVGATAALQGTRLHAASLDLTAAVEIVPVEALLHHELGYACAAWITAPGDHGALATLAAMQQRLPTVVAVDAPSAELVTHGATGYHVAADNTVVVVAELARLLADVNAQRAVGGAAAARAAREFGWDALVDEAALLLARAAGVSGAGITRRPALMPA; encoded by the coding sequence ATGCGCGTGCTGGTGGTGGCCTCCACCCCGGAGTGGACGGCTGGAGCGAGGCTCCTGGCCCAACTCGCGGCCGGTCTCGCCGCCCGCGGTGATGTGGTCGCCATGATCACCGCACTTGGCAGTGCCGCGGAGCGGGCGGTGGAGCAGGGCTGGCCGCGACTCTCGCTGCGCAGTGTGAGCGGGGCCGGTGGACTGCGGCAGGCATGGAGTCTGCGCGGAATCGTCACGGCGCTGCGCCCTGACGCGTTGCTCGTGGGCAGCGAACGCGATGCGGTGCTGGCGGCCTTCGCCATCGGCACTCGCGGTGGCATCGTGCGCCGGGTGGCGGCAGACGAGTACGTCCCGCGCCCGGGTACGGGTGCGGTTCCATCACCTGCGGCTGCAGGGGCCGCAAAGTCCGCCCCGCTGCCATGGCATGCGCGTCTCGCCCTGGCACGGACGCCCATCACGCGGTGGGGTGACACCCGCCTGGCACTCGGCTGGCCATCGCCGCCGGTGGAAGACACGGCCGCGCATGCCACGGCAATTCATCGGCTCCCGTTGACGGCGCCTGCGGTGGTGCTGGTCCCTGGGAGGTCGCACGACGAGGGCACGGCGGCGGCCCTCCGCACGCTTGCGCATCTGCGCACCCGTCGCCCGGATCTGCGTGTGCTGCTGGTCGGGGCCACCGCGGCGCTGCAAGGCACGCGACTGCATGCCGCGTCGCTCGACCTAACGGCGGCGGTGGAGATCGTGCCCGTGGAGGCGCTGTTGCATCACGAGCTGGGGTACGCGTGCGCGGCGTGGATTACGGCACCGGGCGACCACGGGGCGCTGGCGACCCTCGCGGCCATGCAGCAGCGGTTGCCCACCGTCGTGGCCGTCGATGCCCCCTCTGCCGAGCTGGTCACGCATGGGGCCACCGGCTATCATGTCGCGGCCGACAACACGGTCGTGGTGGTGGCCGAGCTCGCGCGCCTCCTGGCAGACGTGAATGCCCAACGTGCGGTGGGGGGCGCGGCCGCCGCCCGGGCGGCTCGCGAGTTCGGCTGGGACGCTCTTGTGGACGAGGCCGCCCTGCTCCTCGCGCGCGCGGCCGGTGTCAGCGGTGCCGGCATTACCCGCCGGCCGGCGCTCATGCCCGCCTGA
- a CDS encoding GNAT family N-acetyltransferase produces MALAERTIAEALRILTPRGVAEGERHATLPAGEAFGANELLAMVDEQTLTGEPQNNAVLVYGPAPMLLETLRFDVSPEEWRPFAPSPARALPADRLRVGALRGGVLVALATAGAPIGSLSRLRVLVSPAFRQIGLGHLVLHRAVQALLRDGLLPYATLVSTDLGARALARAVGFVNVSRAFGGLAPAY; encoded by the coding sequence ATGGCCCTCGCCGAGCGCACCATCGCCGAGGCGCTGCGTATCCTGACGCCACGCGGAGTGGCGGAGGGGGAGCGTCATGCCACCCTCCCCGCGGGCGAGGCCTTCGGCGCCAACGAGTTGCTGGCGATGGTGGATGAGCAGACGCTCACGGGAGAGCCGCAGAACAATGCCGTGCTCGTCTACGGCCCCGCCCCCATGTTGCTCGAGACGTTGCGCTTCGATGTGTCGCCGGAGGAGTGGCGCCCCTTTGCCCCGTCGCCCGCGCGCGCGTTGCCTGCCGATCGGTTGCGGGTGGGGGCTTTGCGCGGCGGTGTGCTCGTGGCGCTCGCCACGGCCGGTGCGCCGATCGGTAGCCTCTCGCGCCTGCGCGTGCTCGTCTCGCCCGCCTTCCGGCAGATTGGCCTGGGGCACCTGGTGCTGCACCGCGCCGTGCAGGCGCTGCTGCGCGACGGGCTGCTGCCGTACGCGACGCTCGTGTCCACGGATCTGGGTGCCCGCGCGCTGGCACGCGCGGTGGGGTTCGTGAACGTCAGCCGGGCCTTTGGCGGACTGGCGCCGGCGTATTGA
- a CDS encoding aminotransferase class V-fold PLP-dependent enzyme yields MLDTTSLRATQFAWMADDPGIYLNAASVGPMPEAAVREATRWSAWRARPHEIPFSSLLDAAATARQQFAALIGADPDEIALMPNTTYGLNLAARALPLRPGAILAFDGEFPSCVYPFQALGSRGVTLELMPRVHGLPDEDALVQAIEHRSDVVAVVVSWVQFASGYVVDLERIGRACRARGVFFIVDGIQGCGVRPLDLNATPVDIFASGAQKWQLGPWGTGFVYVRRDLVTALQPHDVGWACMKRSTDYTRLTDYEFDLFDDARRFEVVTLAYHDFAVANAATALLLELGVPAIAAHLDALTGRLTQWAHARADVRLVTPSESARRAGVVSFAPVALASMAAALTNAQVHFTVREGAIRLSPHVYNTLDEIDRVVALLDA; encoded by the coding sequence ATGCTCGATACGACCTCGCTGCGCGCGACCCAGTTTGCATGGATGGCCGATGATCCCGGCATCTACCTGAATGCGGCATCGGTGGGGCCGATGCCGGAGGCTGCGGTGCGTGAGGCGACGCGCTGGAGTGCGTGGCGCGCCCGTCCGCACGAGATCCCGTTTTCGTCGCTGCTCGATGCGGCCGCGACCGCCCGGCAACAGTTCGCGGCGCTCATCGGTGCCGACCCCGATGAGATCGCGCTCATGCCCAACACCACCTATGGGCTCAATCTCGCGGCCCGCGCATTGCCCCTGCGCCCGGGGGCCATCCTCGCGTTCGACGGCGAGTTCCCCAGCTGCGTGTATCCCTTTCAGGCGCTCGGTTCGCGCGGGGTGACGCTCGAGCTCATGCCGCGCGTCCACGGGCTCCCCGACGAGGACGCGCTCGTTCAGGCGATCGAGCACCGGTCGGATGTGGTAGCGGTCGTCGTGAGCTGGGTGCAGTTCGCGTCGGGGTACGTTGTTGATCTCGAACGGATCGGACGCGCCTGCCGGGCGCGCGGGGTATTCTTCATCGTCGACGGCATTCAGGGATGCGGCGTGCGGCCGCTCGACCTGAACGCCACACCGGTGGACATCTTCGCGAGCGGTGCCCAGAAGTGGCAGCTGGGGCCGTGGGGCACCGGTTTCGTGTATGTGCGCCGCGATCTCGTGACGGCACTGCAGCCGCACGATGTGGGGTGGGCGTGCATGAAGCGCAGCACCGACTACACCCGCCTCACCGACTACGAGTTCGACCTCTTCGACGACGCGCGACGCTTCGAAGTCGTGACGCTGGCCTATCACGACTTCGCCGTGGCCAACGCCGCGACGGCGTTGTTGCTCGAGCTGGGCGTGCCGGCCATTGCCGCGCATCTCGATGCACTGACCGGGCGCCTCACCCAATGGGCGCACGCCCGCGCCGACGTGCGCCTCGTCACCCCGTCCGAGTCCGCGCGTCGCGCGGGCGTCGTATCGTTCGCGCCGGTCGCGCTTGCGTCCATGGCGGCCGCGTTGACCAACGCGCAGGTGCACTTCACCGTGCGGGAGGGGGCCATTCGGCTCTCGCCGCACGTGTACAACACCCTCGACGAGATCGACCGCGTGGTGGCCTTGCTGGACGCCTAG
- the tyrS gene encoding tyrosine--tRNA ligase, translated as MSATTNTSAPLEELAWRELLHQHTDGLPAAFAAGQVTAYVGFDPTASSLHVGNLVPIMGLVHLQRAGHRPIALVGGGTGMIGDPSGRSSERNLQDLDTIRANAEAIRRQLAKFLDFEGPGAARLVNNADWLCSLSLIEFLRDTGKHFSVNYMMAKDSVKSRLENGISYTEFTYMLLQAFDYLELHRREGVTLQMGGSDQWGNITAGLELIRKAQGGDAHALTFPLITNADGTKFGKSTGGGSVWLDAGRTSPYQFYQFWMGADDRDVSRYLRFYTLLSREEIEALDEAVRRDPGKRAAQRALAYDVTARVHGQEAARAAQEVSALLFERADPASLSDAALTALRSEIRFADYAPVAQPAMDEVDVLHALQLLGIADSRGAAKRLLEQGGISVNGEKLAQPTVHHDRLLRGRYLLIRKGQREFGLLHVP; from the coding sequence ATGTCCGCCACGACCAACACCTCCGCTCCGCTCGAGGAGCTCGCCTGGCGCGAGCTTCTGCACCAGCACACCGACGGTCTGCCGGCCGCCTTCGCCGCGGGGCAGGTCACCGCCTACGTGGGATTCGATCCAACCGCCTCGAGTCTGCACGTGGGCAACCTGGTGCCGATCATGGGGCTGGTGCATCTGCAGCGCGCGGGGCATCGCCCCATCGCCCTGGTGGGGGGCGGCACCGGGATGATCGGTGACCCCAGCGGACGCAGCAGCGAACGCAACCTGCAGGATCTCGACACCATCCGCGCCAACGCGGAGGCGATCCGGCGGCAGCTCGCCAAGTTCCTCGATTTCGAGGGACCGGGTGCCGCCAGACTCGTGAACAATGCCGATTGGCTCTGCTCCCTGTCGCTCATCGAGTTCCTGCGCGATACGGGCAAGCACTTCTCGGTGAACTACATGATGGCCAAGGATTCGGTGAAGAGCCGGCTGGAGAACGGCATCTCGTACACCGAGTTCACCTATATGCTGCTGCAGGCGTTCGACTATCTCGAGCTGCACCGCCGTGAAGGGGTGACGCTGCAAATGGGGGGGAGCGACCAATGGGGCAACATCACGGCCGGCCTCGAACTCATCCGCAAGGCGCAGGGTGGGGACGCGCACGCGCTCACCTTCCCGCTCATCACCAACGCCGATGGCACCAAGTTCGGCAAGAGCACCGGCGGTGGCTCGGTGTGGCTCGACGCCGGCCGCACCTCGCCCTACCAGTTCTACCAGTTTTGGATGGGCGCCGACGATCGCGACGTGTCGCGCTACCTGCGCTTCTACACCCTGCTCTCCCGGGAGGAGATCGAGGCGCTCGACGAGGCGGTGCGCCGCGATCCGGGGAAGCGTGCCGCACAGCGGGCGCTCGCGTACGACGTGACGGCACGCGTGCATGGCCAGGAGGCGGCGCGGGCCGCCCAGGAAGTGTCGGCACTGCTCTTCGAGAGAGCGGATCCCGCCAGCCTGTCGGATGCGGCACTCACGGCGCTGCGATCAGAGATCCGGTTCGCCGACTACGCGCCGGTGGCACAGCCCGCCATGGATGAGGTCGATGTGCTGCATGCCCTGCAGTTGCTGGGCATCGCGGATTCCCGCGGCGCCGCGAAGCGCCTGCTCGAGCAGGGCGGGATCAGCGTGAACGGCGAGAAGCTCGCACAGCCCACGGTGCATCACGATCGCCTGCTGCGTGGTCGATATCTGCTCATCAGGAAGGGACAACGCGAGTTCGGCCTGCTGCACGTTCCCTGA